Below is a window of Armatimonadota bacterium DNA.
ATGGTACGCTGATAGTGGCAATCACTCCAAATGAAACCAACCTTGCTGTTCCAGTACCCGCTGGCGGCTGGTATTACGGCGGCAAGGTTGCCACCCAATACTGGCTTAAATATCCTAGTTCATCGAAAACGGGAGTCAGGGTTCGTGTGAACGGCAGGGCGATGTATTACGGTACGAATACCCTCATACCAGGCGGCGTGGCTTTCGAAAACTTCGAGCTTATCGAAGCCTACAAGCCAGGGAACGAGCTTTGGTTCGGAGTAACGCTAAGAACCCCAAAGGAAATGGGTTGGGAAATCAAGAATCGCTAGCGGCTGACTGCAAACGTGTTTCCATGGTTGACTTTAATCTGCTTGATGCTTCGAGCGTAAAACTTTGCTTGTGTTTGTGCCAATTTTTAGATATAATAAAAATGCTGCATTTGCCAATTGGCGAGGAACCTTTTGCTGGCGATTACCGTATAAGTGAACGGTGAAGGAGAAAACATGGTCGAGCTGAGCGAAGCGGCTGCTGTGGCATTTCGCGCCGAAGATAGGAAGGCGTTTGACGAGCTTGTGCACAAATACCACAAGCAGGCATATAATATCGCCTACCGAATGACAGGAAATCATGCCGATGCGGAAGACCTAACGCAGGACACATTCCTTAAGGCATATCGGTTTTTTGAAAGATACAATCGCGAAATGCCGTTTGATAATTGGCTCTATCGCATTATGTCCAATATCTTTGTAGATTGGCTGCGTCGCCGCCCGAAAGCACAGTTCCGGTCGCTCGATGAGCCTGTAAGGCAGGAAGAGGGAGAGACTGCGCTAGAGATACCCGACACTGCGGAAGGTCCAGAGTCTCTGGCTCTTTCTAGCGAGCTGGATGCCGAACTTCAAAAAGCTCTTAACCAAATTCCTGAGGATTTCAGGCTCACCGTTATTCTTTCCGATATCGAAGGTCTTTCTTATGAAGAGATAAGCGAGGTCATGGGCTGTTCGATTGGAACTGTTCGATCCCGGCTTCATCGGGGTAGAAAACTTCTGAGGAACAAGCTTAAATCTTACCTCGACTGAGGTCTCGAGGAGGGAAATAATATATGAATTGCCACAAGGTTCAAAGTCTGGTTTCGGCATATGTAGACGGCGAGCTGAGCGGTCACGAGATGCTCGCAATTAGACAGCATCTTGCCGACTGCCGAGAATGCACCGCCGAATATGAGTCGTTGCTCAGCTTGAAGAGAATGTATGGAAGGCTTCAACCAAAGTACCCTCGGGCAGACCTCGCAACGAAAATATGCAGTGAACTTGACCGCCTCTATCAGCCAGCGCACGAACGGTGGCTAGGCATATTGAAAAGGTATTTGCATCCTTTCCCGGCGCGAGTGCGATTCGCCGCCGCAGGGCTGGCAATCCTAGCCGCATTGCTGATGATGCGCATCAGCGCCCCCATGTCGCCATATACATCATCGCCTGAATTCGTCCTTTCAGCTCAGGCGATGGCAGACTCCGATATAGGCAAGACCACCATCCCCATCTCGACAACGGCAGTTGGCAAGCGCGTTCTCCCAATCCATGAAGTAGAAGGAGACCCCCTCTCACTTTTGACTGCAACTTATACGTCTGGGGCCAGTTCTGTGAAGACCGTCAGCTTTAGTTATTGAGAGCGGCTATCACAAAAATGCGCTAAAACCAATCTGAAGATAGATACGTCTAATATTACGTGAGGAATCACCCTGCCGCCGCGCTTCCTCAATGACGCGGCGGCGCGCATGTCAGTCGACGTATGGAGGTGTTGAGAATAAATGGACGGGTCGAAATATATCCTATCGAAGCCAGCTAGCTTGTTGGTCGTGATTGCACTCAGCATCGCGCTCGGTGCATCGCTAGCGATGAACTTTAGTGGGCAAAACACCGCCTATGCAGTTGACCAGCAGACAGCAAAGATGGCGCAACGCGCTGCACTTAAGCAAATGCAGGAAGGATTCATCTCGATTGCCGATGAGA
It encodes the following:
- a CDS encoding zf-HC2 domain-containing protein, producing the protein MNCHKVQSLVSAYVDGELSGHEMLAIRQHLADCRECTAEYESLLSLKRMYGRLQPKYPRADLATKICSELDRLYQPAHERWLGILKRYLHPFPARVRFAAAGLAILAALLMMRISAPMSPYTSSPEFVLSAQAMADSDIGKTTIPISTTAVGKRVLPIHEVEGDPLSLLTATYTSGASSVKTVSFSY
- a CDS encoding sigma-70 family RNA polymerase sigma factor gives rise to the protein MVELSEAAAVAFRAEDRKAFDELVHKYHKQAYNIAYRMTGNHADAEDLTQDTFLKAYRFFERYNREMPFDNWLYRIMSNIFVDWLRRRPKAQFRSLDEPVRQEEGETALEIPDTAEGPESLALSSELDAELQKALNQIPEDFRLTVILSDIEGLSYEEISEVMGCSIGTVRSRLHRGRKLLRNKLKSYLD